The Helianthus annuus cultivar XRQ/B chromosome 11, HanXRQr2.0-SUNRISE, whole genome shotgun sequence region AGATAACGGGTTAAAACGAAGATGAACAAAAAAAATCCGTTTAtcaagttaaatgaacgaacatgaacagatgcctccttcgttcatttatgttcgtgaacattcggcaacgtgttcgtttatgttcgtccGTTTATGTTCAATAGTTAAATacggtttttaatttttatatttatttttgataCTTTTTTTTGAGGCAAGTGTGAGAAATAAACCCAATTCAAGTATTCTTGGTATATTTTTGGATCCTCTTAATAAATATGACATGCCTATTTTGTTCGAAATTTAgtatatgttcatttgtgttcgtttctATGCCGGAACGCTATTTTTTTCGTCTGTGTTCGTTTCCATTCGTGGGCACTTGTTTAAGTTTGTTTGCGTTCATGaatgttcgtttgtgtttttGTCTGTTCGTGAATGTTTGTTTGCGTCTGTTTGTGTTCGGTACCTAGTCTAAAATTAACAGATGAGCCTGAGCACGTTCGTTTtcttaatgaacaaacatgatccgaaaatctcgttcggtaagtgttaatgaactgttcatgaacacaaatatTTCCTATATGTCGGGTTAAGACATTGTGTTAAAACTACGATCATTTATAACATATTTAATTTGAAGTTGCAGGGTTTTCAAGGTATGATGAAGTACGTTGGTGGCGTCAAAGGTCAAGTCCTGTTAGGTCGGGTTAAGTCATCGGGTCAGGTCAAGTCGGGTCGGGTCAGAGCATCTCGTGTCGTCGGGTTACAGAATGGTCGAGTCACTGGTTATTGTTTTGAAGAGATGCAAAAGGTGGGTCTGTTGGTTCCAGTATTCGAAGGGGTTGACCAAGGATTTTATTTAGCGAGTTTATCGGtaaattgtttggttgttacttcAAGCAGCTGGAGGTGGTCATTTCGTTTTAGTGAGGGTTTAAGAGTTACAAATATACACGGAGTCTTTATTAATTTCGGGTTTTTATCTTTGATATTTTTGGACACGTATGTTTTTATACTCTGTCGGGGCGTTCGTTTTACTAGTGTCTTATGTTTTATTGTTGAGTTGGACGTGTTCATGTTTTACCGTTTATGGAAATATCACACTTCTTGGATACATGTTTTCTTAATTTTTTAGTTGCATGATTTTAAGACTTTAAAGCAGTTCCTTTAGTTTTTAATTACATTTGTTTGTGTTAATTTAGTTATGATATTATATTCATGACCCATCATGGATTCACATGTGAATTATTGAAGTCCCATGGGCTTTTATCTATGAGCCATAGttgtcgatagcgaatagcgacaccTAGCGGCAAGGTACCTATaggctacatagcgaatagcgacaaatagtgacggctattttataaatagcgattacactagaaaaagaattttgaaaatttttatatgtatattaaatcaaaatacccttgtatatatgctattttacatgtatatttaacaaaaacctataaatccagctattttatagctatatctaattgatattaacatcaaaaaaaaaaaaaaaaaagctaactGTCGCTAAGTTCGCTATTTATTGCTAAGACCCATATAGCGACACTTGGTCGCATGGCTACATAGCGTgctatagcggtcgctatagccgctattaacaactatgctaCGAGCCCTGTTTCCTACGGCTCATGGTTTACTTCTGTTTGACAACCGGACTTAACTCTCGATGGCTTCGGCTATCATCAACATTGAACTGTCCCAACCCCATTAGCACACTAACTACCATGGTGGGTGGTCGGCTCGAATGGCTCtctcagtggcggatccaggggtgttttgggggttcccgggaaccccccTAGTTTggaaataaatgaaaaaaatagtggaaatttgtatgatttaaaaaaaaagtgaGAATTAGTGAAAAATCTGCCAAAAGAAACCTGGTGGGAAAAATTTATGGATCCGTCACTGGGCTCTCTTCAATTGGGATGACAAGACATTTGCTGACTGGTTTGTGGCTGTGGAACTGGAAAGCGTACTCGTTTAATGACGGTAGTTGCTGTTACCAGTTTGTTATCAAGATCGATTTTTGTAGatattttcattattttttaaCGAAAGAGGAAAGATCGTATAAACTGTTTTTGTATAGAAATGTTTTAATATGGAATTTGCTACATTTTACTgactatataaatatatattactAATCCCTCACTATATTGTATTATGAAGTAAAATGCTAATTTAATTGAAGATGAAAGACCGCGTTTTGGGCCAAACTAGGCGAGTCTGAAAATCGGTTTGGGTTTGGTCAAAGGAAGTCAATCAGATTGGCCTAAACCGGTTGGCATTTGGAACTAGTTTTTTAGGTTTAAAAATCCGTTCGGTTTTAACTAGGAGTGTGAACAACTCAGGCCGCTTGCTAAAAGTTCAAATTGAGCCGAGCTTAAATTAGCTCATGCATaaaaaataagtttgtttaaaATAGAGCTCGAAACGAGCTATAAGCTTGAGCCTAGTCGAGCAGGGGCTTACCTCAGCTCGTTTACACCCTTAGTTTTAACTAGTCTCAACGGATATATACTCAAACCGAAATTCACCACTTGAGACGAAATCGCAACACGCGACATATTGCCTCGTGTCGTGGCTTGCTTCAAGTCGAGATTCTGCATGTGCCACGACTGGTAACAAACGGAGCGACCGGAAGTCAAGATAGATGAGAATGGTGAAAAAAAGCGTGAGCCGGGATTGAGCAGGATGCGAGTCCCAACGAGGATGCATCTAAAGCTGAGATACGATTGGGGCGGTTTCAAAGGATAAAAGTCCGTTCATTAAACATTTTCCTAGTGTTAACAGCTGCGGTTTGATGTCCTCGAACACCTTTTCATACGTCATCTTATTCAAACAGAAAACCCTATCGTTTCTAGCCATCCAAATGCAAGCTCACAATACAATTTTCACCAAAAAAATCCTTTTTTACGTAACCGGCTTAAGAACAACTTCGATGAGACTTTCATGGTTCTaaataggggtgcaaacgagccgtgcagctcgcgagctactcgagatcggctcgagaaaaagctcgaaacgagccgagccttatcgagcccgagccgagcttgagcctcaaaacaaagctcgtttgtttatcgagcccgagatcgagcctcacatgtgaagctcgttaggctcgtcgagccttatcgagccttagtgtaaacgagccgagtcgagccgagcttatttaaacttgtttacaagccgatctcgaacctaaaaataagcttatttagtaaacgagcccgagcccgtgctttacttatcgagctctCAAGCCTAAAAagtatattatttatattatttttatttaatatactaattaatagataataaacgagccgagctcgagcttgataaaatacaaacgagccgagctcgagctttgaaaccaaagctcgaatcgagccaagctcgagcccgagctctcataagttaatcgagctcgagctcgtgcctggcgtttgcacccctagttctAAAAGACGAGAATGAGGCCAAAAACACTTCACAACAACGAAAACGTATAGAACACGATTAATCTTCATCAACGAACATCATTCGACAAAAAAAACTTACGAAAACTACCATAAGTCGGAACAAACAACATTTAAGGTTAAAAACAAGCACAAACTCTGTATTATTCCAAGACTGCACAAAATAGAATTATAGTAGATCCTCAAATTTCTGCAGAAAAACCAAATTCACAATCCTAGAAATCATACTTGCCTGCTCGTTGCTACAGGTTCGGGTTTCGTACGCTACCTAAAGCAGTCAAAAAATTTAAACACGAATAATGCTTTGCATTTCGTGTGTTCCATCCTTAATATCGTCATAATCATGTGCAGCCACAACCTATTCACAACATCAATAAAAACGCGCTACCGGAATTTCAAGAAATCTTGGATTTTTTCGGCTGGAAGTCAAGCTATGTACACCAACTGAAGCACAGAGTACATGTCCTACTTACACTGGTAAATCATCCAACGCATATGCATCGAATCCAAACTCGTTTTCCGGCTGTCCGGCACCTTCTTGTTGTTGCTGCATTACAAAATCAAGTAATCAACGGTTAGTGTTTACTAATTGGTTTTACATCCgtaaagggtattttagtaaatttactagcaggcctgtaaatgaacccaGCGAACATGAACAGTTTTAACcaaacacgaacatataatcgaactcgtttttttgttcatgtttgtttaatAAGAATATGGGTGCGTTcgagttcgtttatgttcgttcgtttcaGTTCACAACgaacataatttaacaaacaataaacaacacaaacgaacataactgaacaaacataaatgaataTAAGTGACTAAACATAAACGATCATAaagtaattttttatataaattagtgattAATTACAATAAATACCATTGGAAAATCCATTTTTATTACAAGAAAGCCCAATTACCAATTAGTTATAATTACATAAGTAGTTAGaaagtgtcttttatgtttaatatttatataagtaTAATTACTTGTGTATTTAAAttgaaacgaacataaacaaatgtaaataaacgaacataaacagacgttcacgaacataaacgaacgaacaaaacgtgtgttcatgttcgttcatttaattaaatgaacaaaaaaattgGTTCAAGTTCGTTCgcttattaaataaacgaacttcccgccgaacaagttcacgaacggttcatgaacgttcggttcgtctACAGGCCTATTTACTAGGTTTTGGAGCATACTTGTTTTAGAATTGCAGCTAGAAGATCATCTTGACCATACTGTTCGGAATATAACGTGTTATGAAAGCTTCCATCGTTATGGCTTTCGGTCTTGATGTACGTGTTACGTTGTTGTTGACCGACGTTTGACCCGTTATGGTGTGTTCTAGTGTCAACCCCTTGGGAGAAAATCACCTTCCCACTAGCTAAACTACGGTTCTGCCCTCCCATTTCGGATCCCGAAGAACGGTTGTGTTGAAGTAACAACGATGACGGGCCATCCGATCCTACTGGAATTGAATGAGACTGGTCAAAGGTCAAACCCGCGTCTTGTAAACCCCAATTGCGGTTTTGGTTCAAATCGTTAAAAACATCATAACTCGGAACAATTCCTCGTACCGAAACCTTGGTGTCCAAGTTCCCGTCTCCTTGGAGAGCTGACGATGTAGCCCGAACATTTGGAATTCCCAAACTACCCCCGAGATGGTAACTACTTCCGGAAGATTCCGTTTTATGATTCATAGAGAAATCCACAAGAGACGACGCTTGTGATACCGATACCACAGGATTGTACATCTCGTTGGACAAAACAGGCTGCCTTAAGACATGATGAGCGTTTGTATTCGATTGAACTTGATGTTGACTTtggctttgactttgactttgaccacCCATCTGAATCAGAACTTGATTGTTCATACTCCCGAAAGAATGCTGACCGGACTGATGCAAACTCGCGAATTGCTTCGGTTCCATGTTTGTCGGAATCCCGGGAAGTAAATTTATTTGCTTGCTATTACTATTaccgttattattattattcaaatgTTGACTTTGGAGTTCGGAGTATCTTGACTTCGGGTTTTCAAAGCTAAAAATATTTCGTTGATCGGTAACGGGCATGGAAACAGCGGACTTCGAGTTATTTGACCTACCGAGAGCCACCGCTTGGAGAGTTGCGAGACTTTGTGGAGGGAGTTGACCGAGTTGACCACTAGCGGCGAGAGCTTGAAGATCGAGCCCGTTTAGCGACGACATTGACCCGTATCCTGAATCCGGACCGCCCATAAAGCCCGTGTTCATCCCACCTGGATGCGGAGACCCGCTGAGTCTTCTGAGATAAAGACGGTATTTCTGCACCAAATTCTTGCAGTTGTGAGGAAGAAAGGTCTTCAATGCATCACATAAAAAAGTCAACAACGAacacaaagtcaaaattgaaaaaaaattgaaTGTTTTTTTCGTTACGTTTTTTTGAAACCGTTAGCAACAACCCTTTAGCACATCAATGAAAAGAAGGTTTACTTGAAGGTGACTGGCGACGTTTTCTCTCGTTAATCCAGGAACGTTCATCAGCTCCAAGATCTTCTTCGGGACAGCCTCTGCATTCAGACAAATACAAGAACACAAAGGACAAATTAGTAATTTTGCATGAACAAAACAAGTTATTAAGGACTGGCATATCGTGTCAACCCAacatgttaagacacgaacacgataagacaCAAACCCGAAACAGGTAatcacgaacacgacacgaaatgtcgaaatcttatcgtgtcagaTTTTCCAAACACGAACCTGATAAGAAATAGGTTACACGAAATGACCTGTTAAGACATGAAAAAATTACTAGCGTATCATACGACCTGTTATTAAATATATGAACTTTACTTCTAggtaatttattttatttaaaagagtaaattgccattttagtccctgtggtttgggccattttgccagtttagtccaaaggtttcatttttaacatctggatccaaaaaggtttcatcgttgccattttggtccaactgacttaacttcatccatatctgttaaagctgccaagggcatttttgtcatttcattttggtccaactgagttaactccatccatatctaacaaaaatgcccttggcagctttaacagatatggatggagttaagtcagttggaccaaaatggcaacgatgaaatctttttggatccagatgttaaaaatgaaacctttggactaaattggcaaaatggcccaaaccacaaggactaaaatggcaatttactctatttaAAATTAGGAGCCctgtatatttttttattttaaattataaacGTGTCATTAATTGgtcttaacatgtatttcacctgttaagacacgaaattAAACAGGTCTTAACGTGTCGACCTGTTatagacacgaaacctgttaacttTGTGTATGTTCGTGCCATGTTATCATGTTCGTGTAGAAATTGCCAGTCGTTAACAATTGGAAATGAGCGAAGAGTTTCATACTATCGATTCCAAGCTGATTAACCGCTGCGACAAACTGTTGATGAAGTTCAACCGACCAAACAACCCGAGGCTTCTTCAACGAAGAAGAATCATCCCGTTCTTCCGCTTCATCTTCCTCGTCTTTCCTCCGTTTCGCGTTTTTCCAATTATTCCCTTCGTTTGCGGAAGACGAGTAGTCGGGTTCTTCGGGCGGTTTCTGCTCATCCGCACTTGCTGACGGCTCGAAATCCTTCCACTCGTGTTTACGCTTTCGAACCACGTGTTGCCATATGTTGCGTAACGCTTCGATACGAACGGGTTTGATCAGATAATCACACGCCCCGTGTGTAACGCCCTTCATAACTACACTCTTGCTGTCATCGGCCGACATCACTGTAACAACAAGGGTATATCAGTCAAATCACAGAATTAATCAAGAAACTGAAACAAGATGAAACAGTGAATTAAAGTCAAAATTGGAATGATATTTAATCTTTCtgggttaaaaaaaaaaaaaaaaaaaaaaaagttgacttACTGATAACAGGAAGATCCATTTCAAGCCCAATGTGTTCAAGTAGTTTGAATCCATCCATATCAGGCATATGAACATCactaataacaacatcaaatccatTTTTATTTTCTCTTAAAAATGATAAAGCAACTTCAGCTCTGTTACATTTAGTCACTGCAAAaattaaaccaaaaaaaaaaaaaagtcaaaattcaagaatattaaattaaattaaattaaattaaattaaattatgtTAATTTTTATCAAAACATAAATCATAACAAGATTTCAACAAATTAAAACCAAATCAACATGAATaataatttaaaagaaaaaaaaatgtcaAATTTAGTTAAAAAAAAGGTCAAATTCTAGCTCAAGATTTGTGAAATATAACTAAATCTGAAAACTTTATTATGATTATGACCTTAAATCCAAAAgggtttttgtttattttaatttTGTACCAcatatttataatcttgtgatgGATTTTTATGGATAGAACAGTATACAAAAcagaaaattaaaaattaaaaaaatgaaattaaaataaaaaaaagtaaaaaatgatgAAATCAATGATATGAAAACTGAAGTGAAAATTTAACAAAAAGGGTATACAGATTTAGCAACTGAAGGCATAAATCACcacaagaaaacaaaaaaaacttttatcttttttttttttttttttcacatagtAAAGTGTGTATCTAGTGTGTGTTTTGCATGTACCTTCATAGTTGCAGTGTCTAAGCATCTTTTCCAAGATCATGAGACAAGTTGGGTCATCATCAACCACAAGCACCCTTAAACCTGCCGGAAACTGATCGGAGAcaccaccatcgccgccaccaccgccgccggCAGATTTCCAAGACCCACCACTTGAACTGGGCATCAtctgtttattattattattgttaatcaTTAAATTTTCCAAAAATAAACAGTCAATTATAACTGCAAAGAAATCATTTTTATGAATCAAAATCAAACCTTTTAACTATTTTTGGGCATAAAGATGAAAACCCAATtcaagaaaatcaacaaaaatagAAACAAACAGAAATTGaaattctttttaatttttttaatttttttttctcaagaTTTGGACTTTTAGAGAGAGAAGGAGAAATGGGGAAGAAATTATTAGTTTGTGTTTATGAGATTTATATTATAGCACATGGTTTTGTGCTTCAATCTctgaaggttttttttttgttttggatTTTAATTATTATGATTTTGTATTTTAATATTCTTGCTGATTAGAAAGTGGGTCTCTCCGTTGAGTGTGGATCCAGCTCATGTATGATGTTATCTAACCCCATGCCAGCCAAAGCCATatcacatgtgcatacatgacATGCATATTTAAATATGTATAAATTTATTTTCTAATTTGAGATATACATTCACTGGATTTCtgtgtttatttttgtttatgttatttaatatttaattaataattaataatggTCTTTTAATATTTATAACCATATCAGAGGAACTTTCTATGTTCTAAAAACTAAATACTTTGTTGCCATTTATTAAAGTTGACTTTGTTAATTATTACAATGTTGTTGACttttattttgatatttttttaaagGTATATATTAATATTACTCACAAGACGTCCACCCATGTAACACAAGGGGCGGCACAACAACGGACAAAAGACCAATTACacgaaataaaaattacatcatCTATCCCAACAACCAAGGACTTTAATCTCTTGAAAGATGTTACTAAAAACCACATTGACATTAGAGAACCTCTTTTCGTTACGAGCACGCCAAATACACCAGATGTCAACCATAATGATACCTTTGACAACTTCCTTCTTCTTATCCCCAAGCCTACCATGCTCACAAACCTGGACGAGATCCTTGGCCGAATAAGCATAAACTGTGTCAATTTTACACCACTGTCTGACCTGCTCCCAAACCACCACAGCAACGATGCAATCGCAGAACATATGATCTGCTGATTCAGGCTCCGTATCGCAAAGAACGCAAGTCTCATTCCCTGTATAACAGCCACGTCTAGACAGAGCATCTAACGTCGGAACACGGCCCAACGTAGATCTCCAAACCAGGATATTATTTTAATATGAAATCccttattaattaactaattacATATGTGTTTATAACTTTAAAATTATGTAAAATTTTATGCATAATTCAATAAATATGCTCTTTTTCTCATTTACTTGTAGATCTAGTTATTAAGGGGAGATTATAattagagtaaattgtcaaaatcatcACCGAGGTTTGGGtatatttgtcagtttcatccaaaacaatttttttgtatcatattgcccttcacttttgggattttttgtcattttcatccaaatgtctaaTTTGCTTTATATTTTATGTcagatatttggatgaaaatggcaaaaaatctcaaatctcaaggacgattttggcaaaaaagtTAGACGTTtagatgaaaatggtaaaaaatCACAAAAGTGAGAGGCAATATGGTACGAAAAAGttattttggatgaaactgacaaacaCGCCCACaccttagggacgattttggcaatttactcttataATATTAAGTGAAGCGCTTCACAATCAAAAGGTTATTGATTTTTGTCCGAGGTTGTAGAgttacttagtcgagttcaaagggtcatacATAGTAATGTTATGAACCCGAGATCTATGAatgtagtttttaaaagacttaatTTACTATTAAAAAAGGGGTGGCGAcacagcttgttgcccgtttaccttcTATTTCGATGTAACTAAAGATAATTATCTTTCTATTCAAACTCTCATATCTTAATACAagatttatgtttttatttttttagacaTCAAATAAATAACGTCTAAATTGCAAAAGTTACTACACAAAGTCGTCGATGATATATCATATGATATGAACTGGCTCGTTGTTGATTACATGATAAAATGTCATATTACATTAACGTTGTCTAGAGGAAATTGGTTTCTAAGTTTATTTGACGATGTTGAATTGTTTGTTAATTTATTACAATCAGTAGTATAATACAATATCAACAGTTCTAGTTATAGTTTTGTATTCACATTTAGCATTATGAACATATAGAAAAATTAATCTATTTTTTTTGGAGCAAATGTATCATTAACAAAGTTTTATCATCATTCTCAAATCAATCATCATGTTACATCATGTTACCAACTCATAATCTTCTCCTGTCACCAAAATCGCACCACTGTCGCGAGTTACAGATCGCCACCAGAAATCGCACCTTCTCCATAAGTTACGAatgatataaaaaaaaaaaaacaaaattttgagCATTAAGTTTTCAAgagtgaaggggtatggtcccagatctcgtgTCAACATCGACCGCGAGAGACCATtaccttatcaaaacccccaccagccaacaacctacttgtgcccatgcgagaacgcgtcgacacaagggttgaatccaatctatctagtgatgaaggaggacttacctggaacaggagaacggtagagtgatgcgacatagcatcacatctggtgtatgaaaacggaagtattcacagcgatgcggcctcgcaccgcgtccggtgaacacttctatcaatacaaggaagctggataacagcaacagtcaccacaggcgatgatgcggccagcaccgcatctcgcgtatttcttgatcacaagcaagagacgcgataacatcagatgttaccgcaggcagcgatgcggctcgcaccgcgtcctatacgctcaacaagtgggactgacaccacagtgcaagtggaaccaatggcagtcacctgtcaggtctacgtaagcgacagactgacgcggcgtcgtctccccggccgacatgtctgacacacctgcaaaggtgcagcatgccgtcagtctatccatccacctcctccttcactcctcggctataaataccaaccccaaaccaggtttgaggtatctcttcacaactctctcactactactactatcttactttgcttcccaagcaaattactgattctcacgccggagagtggtaacaaggagcaccccccaccccatcctccttgttacgagtcacggtttgtttccttgtgcaggagatcaacccaccggtgattcagccagcgatcctcgagaggaagggattaacccttcttgacgagaccagtgagttaaccctgcccggttaaccattgtttcatcattggcgcccaccgctactcttagcactttttcgatcatcctttttcctctctcaaaatcatgactgatcaccaaaacaatactACCGGGGATAATCTACTCCCCACCAACACAGGAAATGCGGGGACTACCCCACCGGACCCAAATCCGGGCCATATAGGCACATCAacgcaaaggggtccatccctaacgttcggacacgacttatcacaatacgcatctgtgatccccccGAACATGGACCCCCACACCTGGTATGACCAACATGCCaccctgctggccgcaacatacaaccgcgcttgtgcggaagcgcaaatacaagctggaccgaccccagcaccgcacacccctgccgatcgtattttacaatacgaaggcagggcgcattcacgtccagcttcgagaagcagacgtgaagaccgcggatcatcttactgttcggttcacacaatcaacgaggatgattccgcGTACGGTtcccacaccaggggaccagtgcatacTCGCCTAGGTCCTTACGTTGAGGACAGACGACGGTGCATACACaatcaatttatgccttataagggcattttggtcatttaaaagattataaaagggttaaattggaaatctgagttacaggtctgatttatacagtaaatatacttaatttgacatattataacagtagggtatgacccatatacaaaacttatcatttaaaatcaaactatgcaccttaggggtatttcggtaatttcacaagggctaaaaatgtcaaaactggaaacctgagttcaaaattttatacttactgttattttataaaaatatgctaaatacatcagtaggtataatccttatatgtttaatatgggtataacgcatactatgcgttaaaaacgcttagaaaggcgatttagagccgtttccgggttttcaaaagaaagctgagatttttatatttccagaatgctcaaaataatttatttaacaaataaaatcagtagaaaaaggtttggggtcaaaaggatgcataaaactcattttatggcttaaaaggtcaaaaccggtattaaccgaatcaaacttagagacctatgatacgatcagccaaaaataaaaa contains the following coding sequences:
- the LOC110891488 gene encoding two-component response regulator ARR2 isoform X1, with the protein product MINNNNNKQMMPSSSGGSWKSAGGGGGGDGGVSDQFPAGLRVLVVDDDPTCLMILEKMLRHCNYEVTKCNRAEVALSFLRENKNGFDVVISDVHMPDMDGFKLLEHIGLEMDLPVIMMSADDSKSVVMKGVTHGACDYLIKPVRIEALRNIWQHVVRKRKHEWKDFEPSASADEQKPPEEPDYSSSANEGNNWKNAKRRKDEEDEAEERDDSSSLKKPRVVWSVELHQQFVAAVNQLGIDKAVPKKILELMNVPGLTRENVASHLQTFLPHNCKNLVQKYRLYLRRLSGSPHPGGMNTGFMGGPDSGYGSMSSLNGLDLQALAASGQLGQLPPQSLATLQAVALGRSNNSKSAVSMPVTDQRNIFSFENPKSRYSELQSQHLNNNNNGNSNSKQINLLPGIPTNMEPKQFASLHQSGQHSFGSMNNQVLIQMGGQSQSQSQSQHQVQSNTNAHHVLRQPVLSNEMYNPVVSVSQASSLVDFSMNHKTESSGSSYHLGGSLGIPNVRATSSALQGDGNLDTKVSVRGIVPSYDVFNDLNQNRNWGLQDAGLTFDQSHSIPVGSDGPSSLLLQHNRSSGSEMGGQNRSLASGKVIFSQGVDTRTHHNGSNVGQQQRNTYIKTESHNDGSFHNTLYSEQYGQDDLLAAILKQQQQEGAGQPENEFGFDAYALDDLPV
- the LOC110891488 gene encoding two-component response regulator ARR1 isoform X4, which translates into the protein MMPSSSGGSWKSAGGGGGGDGGVSDQFPAGLRVLVVDDDPTCLMILEKMLRHCNYEVTKCNRAEVALSFLRENKNGFDVVISDVHMPDMDGFKLLEHIGLEMDLPVIMMSADDSKSVVMKGVTHGACDYLIKPVRIEALRNIWQHVVRKRKHEWKDFEPSASADEQKPPEEPDYSSSANEGNNWKNAKRRKDEEDEAEERDDSSSLKKPRVVWSVELHQQFVAAVNQLGIDKAVPKKILELMNVPGLTRENVASHLQKYRLYLRRLSGSPHPGGMNTGFMGGPDSGYGSMSSLNGLDLQALAASGQLGQLPPQSLATLQAVALGRSNNSKSAVSMPVTDQRNIFSFENPKSRYSELQSQHLNNNNNGNSNSKQINLLPGIPTNMEPKQFASLHQSGQHSFGSMNNQVLIQMGGQSQSQSQSQHQVQSNTNAHHVLRQPVLSNEMYNPVVSVSQASSLVDFSMNHKTESSGSSYHLGGSLGIPNVRATSSALQGDGNLDTKVSVRGIVPSYDVFNDLNQNRNWGLQDAGLTFDQSHSIPVGSDGPSSLLLQHNRSSGSEMGGQNRSLASGKVIFSQGVDTRTHHNGSNVGQQQRNTYIKTESHNDGSFHNTLYSEQYGQDDLLAAILKQQQQEGAGQPENEFGFDAYALDDLPV
- the LOC110891488 gene encoding two-component response regulator ARR1 isoform X2, with product MMPSSSGGSWKSAGGGGGGDGGVSDQFPAGLRVLVVDDDPTCLMILEKMLRHCNYEVTKCNRAEVALSFLRENKNGFDVVISDVHMPDMDGFKLLEHIGLEMDLPVIMMSADDSKSVVMKGVTHGACDYLIKPVRIEALRNIWQHVVRKRKHEWKDFEPSASADEQKPPEEPDYSSSANEGNNWKNAKRRKDEEDEAEERDDSSSLKKPRVVWSVELHQQFVAAVNQLGIDKAVPKKILELMNVPGLTRENVASHLQTFLPHNCKNLVQKYRLYLRRLSGSPHPGGMNTGFMGGPDSGYGSMSSLNGLDLQALAASGQLGQLPPQSLATLQAVALGRSNNSKSAVSMPVTDQRNIFSFENPKSRYSELQSQHLNNNNNGNSNSKQINLLPGIPTNMEPKQFASLHQSGQHSFGSMNNQVLIQMGGQSQSQSQSQHQVQSNTNAHHVLRQPVLSNEMYNPVVSVSQASSLVDFSMNHKTESSGSSYHLGGSLGIPNVRATSSALQGDGNLDTKVSVRGIVPSYDVFNDLNQNRNWGLQDAGLTFDQSHSIPVGSDGPSSLLLQHNRSSGSEMGGQNRSLASGKVIFSQGVDTRTHHNGSNVGQQQRNTYIKTESHNDGSFHNTLYSEQYGQDDLLAAILKQQQQEGAGQPENEFGFDAYALDDLPV
- the LOC110891488 gene encoding two-component response regulator ARR1 isoform X3, yielding MINNNNNKQMMPSSSGGSWKSAGGGGGGDGGVSDQFPAGLRVLVVDDDPTCLMILEKMLRHCNYEVTKCNRAEVALSFLRENKNGFDVVISDVHMPDMDGFKLLEHIGLEMDLPVIMMSADDSKSVVMKGVTHGACDYLIKPVRIEALRNIWQHVVRKRKHEWKDFEPSASADEQKPPEEPDYSSSANEGNNWKNAKRRKDEEDEAEERDDSSSLKKPRVVWSVELHQQFVAAVNQLGIDKAVPKKILELMNVPGLTRENVASHLQKYRLYLRRLSGSPHPGGMNTGFMGGPDSGYGSMSSLNGLDLQALAASGQLGQLPPQSLATLQAVALGRSNNSKSAVSMPVTDQRNIFSFENPKSRYSELQSQHLNNNNNGNSNSKQINLLPGIPTNMEPKQFASLHQSGQHSFGSMNNQVLIQMGGQSQSQSQSQHQVQSNTNAHHVLRQPVLSNEMYNPVVSVSQASSLVDFSMNHKTESSGSSYHLGGSLGIPNVRATSSALQGDGNLDTKVSVRGIVPSYDVFNDLNQNRNWGLQDAGLTFDQSHSIPVGSDGPSSLLLQHNRSSGSEMGGQNRSLASGKVIFSQGVDTRTHHNGSNVGQQQRNTYIKTESHNDGSFHNTLYSEQYGQDDLLAAILKQQQQEGAGQPENEFGFDAYALDDLPV